In Desulfosalsimonas propionicica, the following are encoded in one genomic region:
- a CDS encoding short-chain fatty acid transporter — translation MEGSQVKESFLEKFGFRVSENVQKWMPNPFLFAIILTFLTFLLGLVVAGQGPMQMIDHWYDGFWNLHTFAMQMVLILVTGYVLAYHHLTQKLIRGLARTPKTGRQAVVMVALVAMILSWINWGLGLIVGAIVARETGRQMHFKNIKVHYPVLCTAGYMGLGLIWHWGLSGSAPLLSATEGHIFADLIGVIPTSETIFSGYGLTLSLVSLIYACIVMFLITPKSEARIKGIDYYVPEAVEGGDKEEAPKKVDKDSSIAEKIDNSKIIGGLLALMGLIYIFRYFFVMGKGLNLDIVNFCFLFIGLALYTSPKSYLENFYTAVKSAAGIVLQFPFYAGIMGMISLSGLGVIMAGWLVNISSPGTFPIVSWLTAGLANLFVPSGGGEWSVVGETVLRAAQELNVPIGKTIIAYSVGDAWTNLFQPFWAIPLLGITGIQARHMFGYCIVMLFALIPFLAIALSVIPY, via the coding sequence ATGGAAGGATCCCAGGTAAAGGAAAGCTTTCTGGAGAAATTCGGATTCCGGGTTTCCGAAAACGTTCAGAAGTGGATGCCAAACCCTTTTCTGTTTGCAATTATCCTGACCTTTCTCACATTTCTGCTGGGGCTGGTTGTTGCCGGGCAGGGCCCGATGCAGATGATTGATCACTGGTACGACGGGTTCTGGAACCTGCATACCTTTGCCATGCAGATGGTGCTGATCCTGGTGACCGGCTATGTGCTGGCCTATCACCACCTGACCCAGAAGCTGATCCGCGGACTGGCCCGAACGCCGAAAACCGGCAGGCAGGCCGTGGTCATGGTCGCGCTGGTGGCCATGATCCTGTCCTGGATCAACTGGGGGCTGGGCCTGATCGTTGGCGCCATTGTGGCACGGGAAACCGGGCGACAAATGCATTTCAAAAACATCAAGGTGCACTACCCGGTGCTCTGTACGGCCGGCTACATGGGCCTGGGCCTGATCTGGCACTGGGGGCTGTCAGGTTCGGCTCCGCTTCTTTCCGCCACAGAAGGACATATTTTTGCTGATCTCATTGGCGTAATTCCCACCAGTGAAACCATTTTTTCAGGATACGGCCTGACCCTGAGCCTGGTTTCGTTGATTTACGCCTGCATTGTCATGTTTCTGATTACCCCCAAGTCCGAGGCCCGGATCAAGGGAATTGACTACTATGTGCCCGAAGCCGTGGAAGGCGGTGACAAAGAGGAAGCGCCCAAAAAAGTGGACAAAGACAGCTCCATTGCCGAAAAGATCGACAACAGCAAGATCATCGGCGGCCTGCTGGCGCTCATGGGCCTGATTTACATTTTTCGGTACTTTTTTGTCATGGGCAAGGGGCTGAATCTCGATATCGTGAATTTCTGCTTCCTGTTTATCGGCCTGGCCCTTTATACAAGCCCGAAAAGCTACCTGGAAAATTTCTACACCGCCGTGAAATCAGCGGCCGGCATTGTGCTGCAGTTTCCCTTTTACGCCGGGATCATGGGCATGATCAGCCTTTCCGGGCTCGGCGTGATTATGGCCGGATGGCTGGTCAATATTTCCAGTCCAGGCACGTTTCCCATTGTCTCCTGGCTCACCGCCGGGCTGGCCAACCTGTTTGTGCCTTCCGGCGGCGGGGAGTGGAGCGTGGTCGGAGAAACAGTGCTCCGGGCGGCCCAGGAGCTTAACGTGCCGATCGGAAAGACCATTATTGCCTACTCTGTGGGAGATGCCTGGACCAACCTGTTCCAGCCCTTCTGGGCCATCCCGCTTTTGGGAATCACGGGTATTCAGGCAAGGCACATGTTTGGCTATTGCATTGTCATGCTCTTTGCACTGATTCC
- a CDS encoding amidase translates to MNEPAFQSALEQAAAIRTGQISAVELLEYYLERVQRFNPKLNAIVQTCPESARKRAEKADQAIARGELWGPLHGVPVTIKDTLEVVGMPCTSGSPVLKNHMPEKNAETVQSYIDAGAVVFGKTNIPLYGGDLQSFNKIYGQTNNPWNPECTPGGSSGGAAAALSAGLCCLEIGSDIGGSIRTPAHFCGLYGHKPSYGIVPQKGHIPPHPGIFTGEHGVCLDIMVVGPLARSIDDISLAMDLLIAPEPADRRGRQIRLPEPRRDSLKDLKIGLWMDDPVCPVDSSVGEVLQNAVDRLSAKKARIADKRPNVDFAGSHDCFLSLLAAVMGEGTPEKYFNKWLEDVKMLSPNDSSYLACHLRGATQLHRDWVLRDRLRQLLRQSWADFFREFDVLLCPVAPLPAIAHDQQYLYDRRITVNGNQREYMDLMGWAGLAGVVYLPATVIPAGRTRQGLPVGMQIVGPYLEDSTPIRAAKLISEVLGGFVPPDGY, encoded by the coding sequence ATGAATGAACCGGCTTTTCAATCGGCTCTGGAGCAGGCCGCAGCCATCCGGACCGGACAAATTTCCGCCGTGGAACTGCTTGAATATTACCTGGAACGGGTTCAACGGTTTAATCCGAAGCTAAATGCGATTGTGCAGACCTGCCCCGAATCTGCACGAAAGCGCGCGGAAAAAGCAGATCAGGCCATTGCCCGCGGCGAATTATGGGGGCCGCTTCACGGTGTGCCGGTTACCATAAAAGACACCCTGGAGGTTGTCGGCATGCCGTGCACCTCCGGATCTCCGGTTTTGAAAAATCACATGCCGGAAAAAAATGCCGAAACAGTGCAGTCCTATATCGATGCCGGCGCGGTGGTGTTTGGGAAAACCAATATCCCCTTGTACGGCGGTGATCTCCAGAGTTTCAACAAGATCTATGGCCAGACCAACAACCCGTGGAACCCGGAGTGCACCCCCGGCGGGTCCTCAGGCGGTGCGGCGGCGGCTTTGAGCGCAGGCCTCTGCTGCCTGGAAATCGGCAGCGACATCGGGGGGTCAATCCGAACGCCGGCGCATTTCTGCGGCTTATACGGCCACAAGCCCAGCTATGGGATTGTGCCTCAGAAAGGACACATTCCGCCGCATCCCGGCATTTTTACCGGTGAGCACGGCGTTTGCCTTGACATCATGGTGGTGGGACCGCTGGCCAGAAGCATTGACGATATTTCTCTGGCCATGGATCTGCTGATTGCGCCGGAACCGGCAGATCGGCGGGGACGGCAGATCCGCCTGCCCGAACCCCGCAGGGACAGCCTTAAAGACCTCAAAATCGGACTTTGGATGGACGACCCGGTCTGCCCGGTGGACAGTTCCGTTGGCGAAGTGCTTCAGAATGCCGTGGACAGGCTGTCCGCCAAAAAGGCCCGTATTGCCGACAAGCGGCCGAATGTGGATTTTGCCGGCAGCCATGACTGTTTTTTAAGTCTGCTGGCAGCTGTCATGGGCGAGGGCACGCCGGAGAAATATTTCAACAAATGGCTCGAAGACGTAAAGATGCTTTCGCCAAATGATTCGTCATACCTGGCCTGCCATCTGCGCGGCGCCACCCAGCTTCACCGGGACTGGGTCCTTCGAGACCGCCTGCGTCAGCTCCTGCGCCAAAGCTGGGCGGATTTTTTCCGCGAATTTGACGTGCTGCTCTGCCCGGTCGCCCCTTTGCCGGCCATTGCTCATGACCAGCAGTACCTGTATGACCGGCGAATCACGGTAAACGGAAACCAGCGCGAATACATGGACTTAATGGGGTGGGCCGGGTTGGCCGGCGTGGTTTACCTGCCCGCAACAGTGATTCCCGCCGGCCGCACCCGGCAAGGCCTGCCTGTGGGCATGCAGATCGTGGGCCCCTATCTTGAGGACTCCACTCCGATCCGGGCGGCAAAATTGATCTCCGAGGTCCTCGGCGGATTTGTCCCGCCGGATGGGTATTAA
- a CDS encoding TIGR03067 domain-containing protein, with protein sequence MLNIKYVAKFAVVMFAVGLLPACLFSVPYAKHKDIPVDKRLIGNWTNRDRSAKGCCQILIMERDKYTYKIEYEQAPDFVGAPLRFNLTATGFLTEACGQRVGQFRIDSFATKEKGGSEDIGKITGRYILAVFEDIGRDAFCFCWLHPESLGVPMNHPHMTPDRLKEIVDRHLKAGEFRKNRLCFKRRKKAPSWCSKKTDVAPCLEGRWIVKSAKKDGRKTKQVENMKFVFSGNKMLIKSPWRENDGDNYFFTVNDAVSPHHFSFSELDAQVPMKGIYECSGDELKLCIRDKSSGQGRPAAFGSAPESDLLMLELLRDE encoded by the coding sequence TTGCTGAATATAAAGTACGTTGCCAAATTTGCGGTGGTGATGTTTGCCGTCGGGCTGCTGCCGGCCTGTCTGTTTTCCGTACCGTACGCAAAACATAAAGATATCCCGGTTGATAAGCGTCTTATTGGAAACTGGACAAACAGGGACAGGTCCGCAAAGGGCTGTTGCCAGATCCTGATAATGGAACGGGATAAATACACATATAAAATCGAATACGAACAGGCACCTGATTTTGTGGGGGCTCCACTGAGATTTAATCTTACTGCGACCGGGTTTTTGACTGAAGCTTGCGGCCAAAGGGTCGGCCAATTCAGAATAGATAGCTTCGCCACCAAAGAGAAGGGAGGAAGTGAAGATATTGGAAAGATTACTGGTAGATATATTCTCGCGGTCTTTGAAGATATCGGCAGGGATGCATTCTGTTTTTGTTGGCTGCATCCCGAATCCCTTGGTGTCCCGATGAATCATCCGCATATGACTCCGGACCGTTTAAAGGAGATTGTTGATCGGCACCTGAAAGCAGGAGAATTCAGGAAAAATCGGCTTTGCTTCAAAAGGAGAAAGAAAGCCCCGTCATGGTGTTCAAAAAAAACAGACGTCGCCCCCTGCCTGGAAGGCCGCTGGATTGTAAAGTCCGCGAAGAAGGACGGAAGAAAGACAAAGCAGGTTGAAAATATGAAATTTGTTTTTTCGGGAAACAAAATGCTGATCAAGAGCCCCTGGCGGGAAAACGATGGGGATAACTATTTTTTTACAGTAAACGATGCAGTTAGTCCTCATCATTTCAGTTTTTCTGAGCTGGACGCCCAAGTGCCGATGAAAGGGATATATGAATGTAGTGGCGATGAGCTCAAGCTATGTATCCGTGATAAATCAAGCGGCCAGGGTCGGCCTGCCGCTTTTGGTTCGGCACCGGAAAGTGATCTGCTTATGCTTGAACTGTTGCGGGATGAATAG
- a CDS encoding glucose 1-dehydrogenase — MSTDQAKPAAMVTGGAQGIGRAIAERFIKNGMNVMIADCDEEAGRETAAEIEEQGNPAAVACDVAAEPDVENAVAEAVHRFGRLDVLVCNAGITDSFGVPVTELALEQWRRVIDVNLTGCFLCAKHGAPLLTKTRGSIINIASTRALQSEPHTEAYSASKGGVVALTHALAVSLGPKVRVNAISPGWIETAEWQKKSSRAAPQLSRQDHSQHPAGRVGVPGDVAALAAWLASRQAEFVTGQNFVIDGGMTRKMIYAG; from the coding sequence ATGTCAACGGATCAGGCAAAACCAGCAGCCATGGTTACCGGCGGTGCCCAGGGCATTGGCCGGGCCATTGCGGAGCGGTTCATAAAAAACGGCATGAACGTGATGATCGCAGACTGCGACGAAGAAGCCGGCCGTGAAACCGCAGCAGAGATTGAAGAACAAGGAAATCCAGCTGCTGTTGCCTGCGACGTGGCCGCGGAACCGGACGTGGAAAATGCGGTTGCCGAAGCGGTGCACCGGTTCGGCCGGCTCGACGTGCTGGTCTGCAACGCAGGTATCACCGATTCATTCGGCGTGCCGGTCACGGAGCTGGCCCTGGAACAATGGCGGCGCGTGATTGATGTGAACTTAACCGGCTGCTTTTTGTGCGCAAAGCACGGGGCGCCCCTTTTGACCAAAACCCGGGGGAGCATCATCAACATCGCCTCCACCCGGGCCCTGCAGTCCGAACCGCACACCGAGGCGTATTCCGCCTCAAAGGGCGGTGTTGTGGCCCTCACACACGCACTGGCTGTTTCCCTGGGCCCGAAAGTGCGCGTCAACGCCATCAGCCCGGGCTGGATTGAGACCGCAGAATGGCAAAAAAAGAGCAGCCGTGCAGCCCCGCAGCTTTCCAGACAGGACCATTCACAGCATCCCGCCGGCCGGGTGGGCGTGCCCGGGGACGTGGCCGCATTGGCCGCCTGGCTGGCCTCAAGGCAGGCCGAATTTGTCACAGGGCAGAATTTTGTCATCGACGGCGGCATGACCCGGAAAATGATCTACGCCGGGTAG
- a CDS encoding macro domain-containing protein has translation MTKKKFQGATLECVQGDIANQPDMDAVVNAANARLLMGGGVAGAIHRAAGPGLEEECRPLAPIDPGQAVITGAHNLPNRHVIHCLGPVYGRDNPSDQLLAECYRNALQLAEQNGLQSVAFPALSTGAFGYPPEPAARIAINTVIEHLPGLKSVTHVRFVLFSSSDQQIYETLFDEISG, from the coding sequence ATGACCAAAAAAAAATTTCAGGGCGCAACGCTGGAATGCGTGCAGGGCGATATTGCAAACCAGCCGGACATGGATGCGGTTGTCAATGCGGCCAACGCCCGTCTTCTGATGGGCGGCGGCGTGGCCGGCGCCATCCATCGGGCTGCCGGGCCCGGCCTGGAAGAAGAGTGCCGGCCGCTGGCGCCCATCGATCCCGGCCAGGCGGTGATCACCGGTGCGCATAATCTGCCCAACCGCCATGTGATCCACTGCCTGGGGCCGGTCTACGGAAGGGACAATCCCTCTGATCAGCTGCTGGCGGAATGCTATCGCAATGCCCTGCAGCTGGCAGAACAAAACGGCCTGCAGTCGGTTGCTTTTCCGGCCCTTTCCACGGGGGCCTTTGGATACCCGCCGGAACCGGCTGCGCGGATTGCCATCAACACGGTGATTGAGCATCTGCCGGGCCTGAAATCGGTAACACATGTGCGCTTTGTTTTGTTCAGCAGTTCTGATCAGCAGATATATGAAACGCTTTTTGATGAGATCAGCGGCTGA
- a CDS encoding extracellular catalytic domain type 1 short-chain-length polyhydroxyalkanoate depolymerase codes for MSGSGPAGLASGKSETIKVDIREMGFRRSYRVHLPAGSAGQGKLPLLVMLHGAFETAKSMERLTGFSDLADRENFIVVYPNGIGLFGFLQHWNAGHCCGKAQKDGIDDVAFLETVLDDVRSRFSVDPNRIYMAGHSNGGMLACLYAAEKPGRLAGLAVVSGAIGSREVEKGVWQQIARPSFGLPVLVIHGFNDQTIPYSGGPSRNHKSREFVSVANTVDFWKSVNQCRGEAAKHSLCNGRVLVEQWMTGDHRLVLHTIYDWAHDWPGTRVPPGDKNSRALENYDAADAIWVFFRAF; via the coding sequence ATGAGCGGTTCAGGCCCGGCGGGTCTGGCTTCCGGCAAAAGCGAGACCATCAAGGTGGATATCCGGGAAATGGGATTTCGCCGCAGCTACCGGGTGCATCTTCCGGCCGGATCAGCCGGACAAGGCAAACTGCCCTTGCTTGTCATGCTGCATGGGGCATTTGAAACCGCCAAAAGCATGGAAAGGCTCACCGGCTTCAGCGATCTGGCCGACAGGGAGAACTTCATTGTTGTCTATCCCAACGGCATCGGTCTTTTCGGGTTTCTGCAGCACTGGAATGCCGGGCACTGCTGTGGCAAGGCGCAGAAAGACGGCATTGATGATGTGGCTTTTCTTGAAACGGTATTAGATGACGTGCGTTCGCGTTTTTCAGTGGATCCAAACCGCATTTACATGGCCGGCCATTCCAACGGCGGCATGCTGGCCTGTTTGTATGCGGCGGAAAAACCCGGACGTCTTGCGGGTCTGGCCGTGGTTTCGGGCGCCATTGGCAGCCGGGAGGTGGAAAAAGGCGTGTGGCAGCAGATTGCGCGGCCTTCCTTTGGACTTCCCGTGCTTGTCATTCACGGATTCAATGACCAAACCATTCCCTATTCCGGCGGACCTTCCCGCAACCATAAAAGCCGGGAATTTGTGTCGGTTGCCAATACTGTGGACTTTTGGAAGTCCGTGAACCAGTGCCGGGGCGAAGCCGCAAAGCATTCCTTGTGCAACGGGCGGGTTTTGGTGGAGCAATGGATGACAGGCGACCATCGGCTCGTGCTGCATACCATTTACGACTGGGCCCACGACTGGCCGGGAACACGGGTGCCGCCAGGGGATAAAAACAGCCGCGCCCTTGAAAACTATGACGCGGCTGATGCCATTTGGGTTTTTTTCCGGGCTTTTTGA
- a CDS encoding OmpA family protein — MKNAIKILLALILVVALIGCAGQTKQQKGTGTGAAVGAGVGAILGQVIGGDTEGTLAGAGIGAVLGGIAGNRIGAYMDRQEQALQNAVASSEAASVRRQQDVLVTTFKSELMFDFDSATIKPGGMNEIARVAKVLNQYPQTLLRVEGHTDQVGPEDYNQRLSERRAEAVKNALIQQNVDPRRVSAIGYGESQPISSSDAVNRRVEIRITPIRQAEG, encoded by the coding sequence GTGAAAAACGCAATAAAAATTCTGCTGGCTTTAATCCTCGTAGTCGCCCTGATCGGATGTGCCGGACAGACCAAACAGCAAAAAGGCACCGGAACCGGTGCGGCAGTCGGGGCTGGCGTTGGCGCCATCCTGGGTCAGGTCATCGGCGGGGATACCGAGGGCACGCTGGCCGGCGCCGGCATTGGCGCAGTTCTCGGCGGCATTGCCGGAAACCGGATCGGCGCTTACATGGACCGCCAGGAACAGGCGCTACAGAATGCCGTTGCCAGTTCCGAGGCCGCCAGCGTCCGGCGGCAGCAGGATGTACTGGTCACCACATTCAAGTCAGAACTTATGTTTGATTTTGATTCGGCCACCATCAAGCCCGGCGGTATGAATGAAATTGCCCGGGTGGCCAAGGTGCTCAACCAATACCCCCAGACACTGCTCCGGGTGGAGGGCCACACCGACCAGGTGGGACCGGAGGATTACAACCAGCGGCTTTCTGAACGACGGGCCGAAGCGGTCAAAAACGCCCTGATCCAGCAAAATGTGGATCCCAGAAGAGTCAGTGCCATCGGCTACGGTGAAAGCCAGCCCATTTCATCGTCGGATGCGGTCAACCGGAGAGTTGAAATCCGGATCACCCCCATCCGCCAGGCCGAAGGATAA
- a CDS encoding class I SAM-dependent methyltransferase — translation MKHWVAEKLICPDCLPEEHSLKTQISREAKGDIIDGKLNCPACGRAYVVQDGIANLRPEKTLRVKGVNNGYNAPVMLSAYMWSHFGDLLADARATDAYRIWSQSFVPTSGDALDVGCAVGRLSFELSKTHDRVIGIDTSFAFIARARQIVREKNLDFELVVEGNLTERKHVAFDNGWHFENIDFIVADALALPFAGRDFSGVAAINVLEKVPDPLKHLEEINRVLRPKDAMFLFSDPFSWDPAFSAPERWLGGSGNGSSPYSKRGIDTVRRMFAGEFGVFDPPFEIADQGNVSWKIRKTENLWEQISSQFLVGCRKAD, via the coding sequence ATGAAGCACTGGGTGGCAGAAAAACTCATATGTCCGGACTGCCTGCCGGAAGAACATTCCCTGAAAACGCAGATCAGCCGAGAGGCCAAAGGCGATATCATTGATGGTAAACTCAATTGCCCGGCCTGCGGGCGCGCCTATGTTGTTCAAGATGGCATTGCCAACCTGCGCCCGGAAAAAACCCTCAGGGTAAAAGGCGTCAATAACGGATATAATGCGCCGGTTATGCTGTCTGCCTATATGTGGAGCCATTTTGGAGACCTGCTGGCCGATGCCCGGGCAACAGACGCCTACCGGATCTGGTCCCAGAGCTTTGTTCCCACAAGCGGCGATGCCCTGGACGTGGGCTGTGCAGTTGGGCGCCTGAGCTTTGAACTTTCCAAGACCCATGACCGGGTCATCGGCATTGACACCTCTTTTGCGTTTATTGCCAGGGCCCGGCAGATCGTGCGGGAAAAAAATCTTGATTTCGAGCTTGTGGTGGAGGGCAATCTCACCGAGCGCAAGCATGTGGCCTTTGACAACGGGTGGCATTTTGAAAATATTGATTTTATCGTGGCCGATGCTTTGGCGCTTCCCTTTGCCGGCCGGGATTTTTCCGGTGTGGCGGCCATTAATGTGCTTGAAAAGGTGCCGGACCCCTTAAAGCACTTGGAAGAGATCAACCGGGTATTGCGCCCCAAAGATGCCATGTTTCTCTTTTCAGATCCGTTTTCCTGGGATCCGGCCTTTTCAGCGCCCGAGCGCTGGCTGGGCGGCAGCGGAAACGGCAGCAGCCCTTACAGCAAGCGGGGCATTGACACCGTCCGCCGGATGTTTGCCGGGGAATTCGGCGTGTTTGATCCGCCCTTTGAAATTGCTGATCAGGGCAATGTTTCCTGGAAAATCCGAAAAACCGAAAACTTGTGGGAACAAATTAGCTCCCAGTTCCTGGTTGGCTGCAGAAAGGCCGATTAA
- a CDS encoding molybdopterin-containing oxidoreductase family protein, whose protein sequence is MKQRQGICGLCFHSPGCGVIASFDENDRIVGLEPDPGAPMGQVLCPMARSVEEIVYSDKRITHPLKRKGPRGTYEFEPISWDAAYDLIAEKLLEIKEQYGPEAVGFYAGTGSYERAFKDAFQLKGSEIYLASSILFPYGSPNTFGVGAPCYTSLGVLAPKLTMGCRHIDMYSDVDNADLILVWGTDPSTATPPAMYSRLANAAAEGAEIIVIDPRKTRCADLEGSRWIPIRPGSDGALALGLAHVMIRDDLYDKEFVENWTQGFDEFARYVRDFPPRRVAELTGIPEETIVDLAEQIADAEGATYIMYTGLEYTKSGVQNIRAVMVLWALAGQLDVEGGRCFLGPDRMFPLPEHRQIATPGYEKSIGKDQFSVYSHYCGGEPHASLLPKAILEGDPYPVRALMVLGASLITSWPNAGLWRRALDKVDFLVCMDLQMTRDAACADLVLPAATAFEHSSYCYYANTIRYREQLIEPVGEARSGFQILTGLAQRLGYGDLFPDHPDELLADILHESGHTMEELMAADRKALSLPEAPMRFHKWEKGLLRKDGQPGFETASGKFEIFSAVLDQHGFAGLPEYEESDETPVSSPELAKRYPLILGTGPFKPDMKSCLRAVPSFIKKYPHPALQIHPDDAEPRKIKTGDGVSIKTPRGQVVMRAFVTDRIMPGFVYAPVGGGGPLGTVEWQQANVNEITDERQYDPISGFPVYKTLLCQVKKKKRVRKTAASADPSLGCGG, encoded by the coding sequence TTGAAACAGCGGCAAGGTATCTGCGGTTTATGCTTTCACAGCCCCGGATGCGGGGTGATTGCCAGTTTTGATGAAAACGACCGGATTGTCGGCCTTGAGCCGGACCCGGGCGCGCCCATGGGACAGGTGTTGTGCCCCATGGCCAGAAGCGTGGAGGAAATCGTTTACTCGGACAAGCGCATCACCCATCCCCTAAAGCGCAAGGGGCCCCGGGGGACCTATGAGTTCGAGCCCATCTCCTGGGATGCAGCCTATGACCTGATTGCGGAAAAACTTTTGGAAATAAAGGAGCAGTACGGGCCCGAAGCCGTCGGGTTTTATGCCGGTACAGGCTCCTATGAGCGGGCTTTCAAAGATGCCTTTCAGCTAAAGGGCTCAGAAATCTATCTGGCCTCAAGCATCCTGTTCCCCTATGGATCGCCCAATACCTTCGGGGTGGGGGCCCCGTGTTACACCTCCCTGGGCGTGCTGGCCCCCAAGCTCACCATGGGCTGCAGACACATTGACATGTATTCGGATGTGGACAATGCAGACCTGATTCTGGTGTGGGGAACCGATCCGTCCACTGCCACACCGCCGGCCATGTACAGCCGCCTGGCAAACGCAGCCGCAGAGGGTGCCGAGATCATTGTGATCGATCCGAGGAAAACCCGTTGTGCGGATCTGGAAGGCAGCCGGTGGATTCCCATACGCCCGGGCTCTGACGGAGCCCTGGCCCTGGGCCTGGCCCATGTAATGATCCGCGACGATCTCTATGACAAGGAGTTTGTGGAAAACTGGACACAGGGTTTTGATGAATTTGCCCGATATGTCCGTGATTTTCCGCCCCGGCGGGTGGCGGAACTCACCGGGATCCCGGAGGAGACCATCGTGGATCTGGCAGAGCAGATCGCCGATGCCGAGGGCGCCACTTACATTATGTACACGGGCCTGGAATACACCAAAAGCGGTGTGCAAAACATCCGGGCCGTGATGGTGCTCTGGGCTCTGGCCGGCCAGCTTGACGTGGAAGGCGGCCGCTGTTTTCTGGGCCCGGACCGGATGTTTCCCCTGCCGGAACACAGGCAGATCGCCACCCCGGGTTATGAGAAATCCATTGGGAAAGATCAATTTTCGGTTTACTCGCATTACTGCGGCGGCGAACCCCATGCCAGCCTGCTGCCAAAGGCGATTTTGGAGGGCGATCCGTATCCTGTCCGCGCATTGATGGTGCTGGGTGCTTCCCTGATCACCTCCTGGCCCAATGCCGGTCTCTGGCGCCGGGCTCTGGATAAGGTCGATTTTCTGGTATGCATGGATCTGCAGATGACAAGGGATGCGGCCTGCGCCGATCTTGTCCTGCCGGCTGCCACAGCTTTTGAGCATTCCTCGTACTGCTATTACGCAAACACCATCCGGTACCGGGAGCAGTTAATCGAGCCCGTGGGCGAGGCCCGATCCGGTTTTCAGATCTTAACCGGCCTGGCCCAACGACTAGGCTATGGAGATTTGTTTCCCGATCATCCGGATGAACTGCTGGCAGACATTCTTCATGAATCCGGCCACACCATGGAAGAGCTCATGGCCGCAGACAGAAAGGCCCTTTCCCTGCCCGAAGCACCCATGCGCTTTCACAAGTGGGAGAAGGGACTGCTGCGCAAAGACGGGCAGCCCGGTTTTGAAACCGCTTCGGGCAAGTTTGAGATTTTTTCCGCCGTTCTTGACCAGCACGGATTTGCCGGGCTCCCGGAGTACGAGGAGTCTGATGAAACCCCGGTGAGCAGCCCGGAACTGGCAAAGCGCTACCCGCTGATTCTGGGCACCGGCCCGTTTAAACCGGACATGAAGTCCTGTTTGCGTGCGGTGCCGTCTTTTATCAAAAAATATCCGCACCCGGCTCTCCAGATTCACCCGGATGACGCCGAACCCAGAAAAATCAAGACCGGCGACGGCGTCAGCATCAAAACGCCAAGGGGCCAGGTGGTGATGCGCGCTTTTGTCACCGACCGGATTATGCCGGGTTTTGTGTACGCGCCCGTGGGCGGCGGCGGCCCCCTGGGCACCGTGGAATGGCAGCAGGCCAATGTCAATGAAATTACGGACGAGCGGCAATATGATCCCATATCCGGCTTTCCGGTTTACAAAACCCTTTTATGCCAGGTCAAAAAGAAAAAACGGGTGCGCAAAACAGCTGCTTCTGCCGATCCGAGCCTGGGATGCGGAGGATAA